A single uncultured Acetobacterium sp. DNA region contains:
- a CDS encoding glycerophosphoryl diester phosphodiesterase membrane domain-containing protein, whose protein sequence is MKAFLADVFQHGKVKFKLVQFNFLTLLLFEAIYTLVGTQIVYPGSLFLFDQVMNVLGFPIISDANIFQVFSNPLCLLTMLFFLLVLGFYGLFELTTLIVLFNESHFQRHVRLLPLCQKGFERALRIAKLRNFPLLILVLIIIPFTEFSMASSFISDVSIPDFVMSHILASPMLSLIYFVVIVMLFLLVIFWIFSIHYFTLEDNNFFEAIKKSRALLKGHFWHTTFWVAFWNTAILLVLMLLLGLLEVVAYFVLTQILEDTLAVSIFIGSFGFFVAAFFTTFQLIETSITFALVSMFYYDYSQMAKIEIPSTALIVNKNNSDEAVNERKKLFIGVSVVSIFVIVVLNSYVIFTTFHETFNSHFIEGPKITAQNSPLSSTPENTLAFLQQAIDEGADYAEIDVAQSKDGVIVVSKPTIKKTTDQPINVWEMTADELKNSNIPTLSEALLFCQDKIKLSIQINPSGNETSLVASTIAVIQQTNSSAWCILASLDYPSLEQAARVDPQIRRAYVTGVALGEIQTIPVDALSIEASFITSKKVTAIHGEHKEVFAWTVNSEESITEMVHLGVDNLITQDVGEAKKVIDQMTEPRELIEQINDFLFNDIVL, encoded by the coding sequence ATGAAAGCATTTCTAGCTGACGTTTTCCAGCATGGCAAAGTGAAGTTCAAGCTTGTTCAATTTAATTTTTTAACCCTCCTCCTCTTCGAAGCCATCTATACCCTGGTTGGTACCCAAATTGTTTATCCCGGCAGCCTTTTTCTCTTTGATCAGGTGATGAACGTGTTGGGGTTTCCGATTATCAGCGACGCCAATATTTTCCAGGTGTTTAGCAATCCCCTTTGCCTGCTGACGATGCTATTTTTTTTGCTGGTGCTTGGTTTTTACGGGCTTTTTGAATTAACGACGCTGATCGTCCTGTTTAATGAAAGCCATTTTCAGCGCCATGTCCGACTGCTGCCGCTATGTCAAAAAGGATTTGAACGGGCGCTCCGGATTGCTAAACTGCGTAATTTCCCACTGCTGATTCTGGTCCTGATCATCATCCCCTTTACTGAATTTTCAATGGCATCCAGTTTTATTTCCGACGTTTCGATACCGGACTTTGTGATGTCCCATATTCTGGCCAGCCCGATGCTGTCCCTGATCTACTTTGTGGTCATCGTGATGTTGTTTTTACTGGTGATCTTCTGGATTTTTTCGATCCATTATTTCACCCTGGAAGATAATAACTTTTTTGAAGCCATCAAAAAAAGCCGGGCGCTGTTAAAAGGTCATTTCTGGCATACCACCTTCTGGGTTGCTTTCTGGAATACCGCGATTCTACTGGTACTGATGCTGCTGCTTGGGCTGCTTGAGGTGGTTGCCTACTTTGTGCTCACTCAGATCCTGGAAGATACGCTGGCGGTATCAATTTTTATTGGCAGCTTCGGATTTTTTGTTGCGGCGTTCTTTACCACCTTTCAACTCATTGAGACATCAATCACCTTCGCCCTGGTGTCAATGTTCTACTACGATTATTCCCAAATGGCCAAGATCGAGATTCCTTCAACGGCCTTGATTGTCAATAAAAATAACAGTGATGAAGCTGTCAACGAGCGGAAAAAATTATTTATTGGCGTCAGTGTGGTGTCTATTTTTGTGATCGTCGTCCTTAACAGTTATGTCATTTTTACTACCTTTCATGAGACCTTTAATTCCCATTTTATAGAAGGGCCAAAAATCACCGCTCAAAACAGTCCGTTATCGTCGACCCCGGAAAACACCCTGGCCTTTTTGCAGCAAGCCATCGATGAAGGGGCCGATTATGCCGAAATTGATGTCGCCCAGAGCAAAGATGGGGTGATTGTGGTTTCCAAACCGACGATTAAAAAAACAACCGATCAGCCCATTAATGTCTGGGAAATGACTGCTGATGAACTCAAAAATTCAAATATTCCTACTTTATCCGAAGCCTTGCTGTTTTGTCAGGACAAAATAAAACTGAGTATCCAGATCAACCCCAGCGGGAATGAAACCAGCCTGGTGGCTTCCACCATTGCGGTCATCCAGCAGACCAATAGCAGCGCTTGGTGTATTCTGGCGTCGCTTGATTATCCCAGCTTGGAACAGGCCGCTCGGGTTGATCCCCAGATTAGACGAGCTTACGTTACCGGAGTAGCCCTGGGTGAGATTCAGACCATTCCAGTTGATGCCCTCAGTATTGAAGCTTCTTTTATCACCTCTAAAAAGGTAACTGCCATTCATGGGGAACATAAGGAAGTTTTTGCCTGGACGGTCAATTCGGAAGAGTCCATCACCGAGATGGTCCATTTAGGGGTTGACAACCTGATTACACAGGATGTCGGTGAGGCCAAAAAAGTCATCGATCAGATGACCGAACCCCGGGAGCTGATTGAACAGATCAATGATTTTTTGTTTAATGACATTGTTTTGTAA
- a CDS encoding methyl-accepting chemotaxis protein, whose protein sequence is MKWFYNLKIRTKLLAGFILSALVVGIVGYIGISNINSLEQASQNSYENMTVPVSELGEIGIVYQKLRVNIRDMIFENDPKENQKNIDLFDANNKKIDELILSFQEKKHSDVVNAAFQEFIDARKAMDPEFDKVEELAVQNKNDEALALLKEGGSAYAASVNVQNTLDKVIGLKVEKAGQNAQANLNLANQAITTMTIIIIVAIIFAIALGLFLSTVISRPLKKAAHLIKEMRLGHLSGRLNLDTRDEIGEMAVAMDGLSDDLQNVVIGTMNQIAEGDVSTNIELRDPEDEIAPALKKTIETIRSLIAEATMLSQAAISGKWDTRGNAAAFNGGYKEVVEGVNATLDTVVDKMVWYEAIIDAVPFPIHVTDNNMKWTFMNKPFEKNMIDGNVIKDRDSACGMDCYNAGADICRTEGCGIRRLVDQGLTESFFEWCGKSNKQDTSYLKNAKGENVGFVEVVTDLTSMIRVSDYTKNEVTRLESNLILLSQGDVAFDMAIGQADEYTTEVSAQFNEIGKSLADVKRAIGNLIADATMLAQAGIDGKLDTRADASKHQGDFARIVDGVNATLDAVVAPVQEASATLNELAQGNLNTGMAGHYQGDYTIIKDSMNQTVDFLKRYVGEITHTLEEIGRGNLDQHITDDYLGDFQAIKTALNDITSSLSSTMSDINIAAGQVEIGSQQISSGGQALSQGTTEQASAIQQLTASIEEVAGETKKNAMNANEANELAMRVRNNAEVGNTQMNKMVTAMVDINESSKSISKIIKVIDDIAFQTNILALNAAVEAARAGQHGKGFAVVAEEVRSLAARSAEAAKETTGLIEGSIDRVDAGTKIADQTEESLKEILHEIEKVTDLVGSIAQASNDQASEIAQITQGIEQVSTVVQTNSATAEESAAASEQLSGQAEMLKQMVDAFKIKDAKTQRTSSKPTVSKPVKPVSPPPAEPIIDMDFEMDKY, encoded by the coding sequence ATGAAATGGTTTTATAACTTGAAAATCAGAACAAAGCTATTAGCCGGCTTTATTTTGAGTGCATTGGTCGTCGGTATTGTGGGTTATATCGGAATTTCCAATATTAACAGCCTGGAGCAAGCCAGTCAGAATTCATATGAAAACATGACGGTTCCGGTTTCGGAACTGGGAGAAATCGGTATTGTGTATCAGAAGCTACGTGTGAATATACGGGACATGATTTTTGAAAATGATCCCAAGGAAAATCAGAAGAATATCGATCTCTTTGATGCCAATAACAAAAAAATCGATGAACTGATTCTATCTTTTCAAGAAAAAAAACATTCTGATGTCGTCAATGCAGCTTTTCAGGAATTTATTGATGCCCGAAAAGCAATGGATCCCGAATTCGATAAGGTCGAAGAGCTTGCGGTGCAAAATAAAAATGACGAAGCGCTGGCCCTTCTGAAAGAAGGCGGTTCGGCATATGCCGCTTCGGTGAATGTTCAAAATACCTTGGATAAAGTGATCGGTTTAAAAGTTGAAAAAGCTGGTCAAAATGCCCAAGCCAACTTAAATCTCGCCAATCAGGCGATCACGACCATGACAATTATTATCATTGTGGCGATTATTTTTGCTATCGCTCTGGGCCTGTTCCTGAGTACGGTTATCAGCCGGCCCCTTAAAAAAGCGGCCCATTTGATTAAAGAAATGCGTCTGGGGCATTTGAGCGGGCGTTTAAACTTGGACACCCGGGACGAAATCGGAGAAATGGCCGTTGCCATGGATGGTTTGTCTGATGACCTTCAAAACGTGGTGATTGGGACCATGAACCAGATCGCCGAGGGGGATGTCTCCACCAATATTGAACTCCGTGACCCTGAGGATGAGATTGCACCGGCACTTAAAAAGACCATCGAAACCATTCGGAGTCTGATTGCTGAAGCCACCATGCTGTCCCAGGCCGCCATTAGCGGCAAATGGGATACCCGGGGGAATGCCGCAGCCTTTAACGGCGGTTATAAGGAAGTGGTTGAAGGGGTCAATGCCACCCTGGACACCGTAGTGGATAAAATGGTCTGGTACGAAGCGATTATTGATGCGGTGCCATTCCCCATTCATGTTACCGATAATAACATGAAATGGACCTTTATGAACAAACCATTTGAAAAAAATATGATCGATGGTAATGTCATTAAAGATCGAGATTCCGCATGTGGTATGGATTGCTATAATGCCGGAGCAGATATCTGCCGAACCGAAGGATGCGGGATCCGACGATTGGTTGATCAGGGCTTAACCGAAAGCTTTTTCGAATGGTGTGGCAAAAGCAATAAGCAGGACACCTCCTACCTCAAGAATGCCAAAGGCGAAAATGTTGGTTTTGTTGAAGTGGTCACCGATCTGACCTCAATGATCCGGGTCAGCGACTATACCAAAAATGAAGTGACACGATTGGAAAGTAACCTGATTCTGCTGTCCCAGGGGGATGTGGCTTTTGATATGGCGATTGGTCAAGCCGATGAATATACCACTGAGGTCAGTGCCCAATTTAATGAAATCGGCAAGAGTTTAGCGGATGTAAAAAGGGCCATTGGCAATCTGATTGCGGATGCCACCATGCTCGCCCAAGCCGGCATTGACGGCAAGCTCGATACCCGGGCGGATGCCAGCAAACATCAGGGCGACTTTGCCCGGATTGTTGACGGGGTTAATGCCACCCTGGATGCCGTCGTCGCCCCAGTTCAGGAAGCATCAGCGACCTTAAACGAATTGGCGCAGGGGAACCTGAACACCGGAATGGCGGGCCATTATCAGGGAGATTACACCATTATCAAGGACAGTATGAACCAGACAGTTGACTTCCTCAAACGTTATGTGGGTGAAATTACCCATACCTTAGAAGAAATCGGCCGGGGAAACCTGGATCAGCACATCACCGACGACTATCTGGGTGACTTCCAGGCCATTAAAACAGCCCTGAACGACATCACGTCCAGTCTCAGCAGCACCATGTCCGACATTAATATTGCCGCGGGTCAGGTTGAAATCGGATCCCAGCAGATTTCTTCGGGAGGTCAGGCTTTGTCTCAGGGAACTACTGAGCAGGCCAGTGCCATCCAGCAACTTACCGCCTCCATTGAAGAAGTAGCGGGAGAAACTAAGAAAAATGCGATGAATGCCAATGAAGCTAACGAGCTGGCGATGCGGGTCCGAAATAATGCCGAAGTGGGGAATACACAGATGAACAAAATGGTCACCGCCATGGTAGATATCAATGAGTCCTCAAAAAGCATATCCAAGATCATTAAAGTAATCGATGATATTGCCTTCCAGACAAATATTCTGGCTCTGAACGCCGCCGTTGAAGCAGCCCGGGCAGGTCAGCACGGTAAAGGGTTTGCCGTGGTTGCCGAAGAAGTCAGAAGTTTGGCAGCCCGAAGTGCCGAAGCCGCCAAGGAAACGACTGGTTTGATTGAAGGCTCGATTGATAGGGTGGATGCAGGCACCAAAATTGCCGATCAGACCGAAGAAAGCCTCAAAGAGATCTTACATGAAATTGAAAAGGTAACCGATCTGGTGGGCAGTATTGCTCAGGCTTCCAACGACCAGGCTTCGGAAATTGCACAGATCACCCAAGGGATCGAACAGGTTTCCACGGTGGTTCAAACCAACTCCGCCACTGCCGAAGAAAGCGCCGCCGCCAGCGAACAACTGTCCGGCCAGGCTGAAATGCTCAAACAAATGGTGGATGCCTTTAAAATTAAAGATGCAAAAACACAACGTACCAGCAGCAAGCCGACGGTTTCCAAACCAGTGAAACCGGTCAGCCCACCGCCAGCCGAGCCAATCATTGATATGGATTTTGAGATGGATAAATACTAG
- a CDS encoding methyl-accepting chemotaxis protein, with protein sequence MNENQKPILEPKTEPVIGAAQEIVAHPAERIPASAHRKSRITTKLLLFTVSLIVLAVLALGMITINLSASALTNPANTDVMASITNLRNQILLSSVVIILIGGIAAYVMAQKFAKPIIRLKAVADQVAVGKVDVDIDMTTDDEIGDLMRSFETMIQNNISLDDAAQRMAQGDFDVAIIPRSEDDVISYSMIAVLKEMNRIHDAIVKFGNAASEGQLNYRGNTNEYTGSYKDMILSLNNVINTFVKPLKVANKAIERIGNGVIPPKITTEYKGDFNDLKSNINACIDGLGALTETGEVVHRLYINDFSARVEGNYLGIYGDLAASVNDIHGKLNHIHAIVNNVSNGVMSDYDELVTTGKRCDEDEFIPSLIQMIENIHALVSEADEMTRLAVEGDLDHRGDPAKFRGEYAKVVSGFNQTLDAIIEPIQATSVALDELSKGNLNFIMEGDFKGQHGKIKETMNRTINFLKNYVTDITALLKLIGEGDLTQEIKAYYHGDYNAAKLVINNITTHLSEVMKEIDDSSEQVNAGAIQISDGGQALAQGTTEQASSIQELTASIEEVAAETKRNAMNANEANQRALEVRNNAEVGNSQMSKMVSAMVEINEASKNISKIIKVIDDIAFQTNILALNAAVEAARAGQHGKGFAVVAEEVRTLAARSAEAAKETTGLIEGSIDKVAVGTKIADETAESLVEILNEIEKVTGLVGNIARASNDQASEIAQITKGIEQVSIVVQTNSATAEESAASAEELSGQAEMLKQMISTFKLKTKKQARTEDDNKALILLSEMAKQAPVATMDWQTQVAVIADQVAKMGYQDIAVMNLAGHAKYIKGNGEFDAWGEFWYEAGFKGETAISDETISKVTNEAVVFDVAPINNNGQVIGLLVGRRVPAQ encoded by the coding sequence ATGAACGAAAATCAAAAACCGATTTTAGAACCGAAAACCGAACCTGTTATTGGAGCTGCCCAGGAAATTGTTGCCCATCCGGCTGAACGCATTCCGGCTAGCGCTCACCGCAAATCGCGGATAACCACAAAACTGCTGCTGTTTACTGTTTCGCTAATTGTATTGGCGGTGTTAGCGCTAGGGATGATTACCATCAATCTGAGCGCATCAGCGTTAACAAACCCGGCCAATACCGATGTTATGGCTTCAATCACGAATCTGAGAAATCAGATCCTGTTAAGTTCAGTGGTTATTATCTTAATTGGCGGCATCGCTGCTTATGTCATGGCACAAAAGTTTGCCAAACCGATTATCAGGCTCAAAGCTGTGGCCGATCAGGTTGCAGTGGGCAAAGTTGATGTCGACATTGACATGACCACCGATGACGAAATTGGTGATTTAATGCGGTCGTTTGAAACCATGATTCAAAACAATATAAGCTTGGATGATGCGGCGCAGCGGATGGCTCAGGGTGATTTTGACGTTGCCATCATTCCTCGATCCGAAGATGATGTGATCAGCTATTCAATGATTGCGGTGCTGAAAGAAATGAACAGAATTCATGATGCCATCGTAAAATTTGGCAATGCCGCTTCAGAAGGTCAACTTAACTATCGTGGTAACACCAATGAATACACTGGATCTTACAAAGATATGATTCTATCGTTAAACAATGTCATCAATACCTTTGTTAAACCCCTCAAGGTTGCCAATAAGGCCATTGAACGCATCGGCAACGGTGTGATTCCACCAAAAATCACCACCGAATATAAAGGTGATTTCAATGATCTTAAAAGCAATATTAACGCCTGCATTGACGGCCTGGGTGCTTTAACTGAAACCGGGGAGGTCGTCCATCGCCTTTACATCAATGATTTTTCAGCCAGAGTGGAAGGGAACTATTTAGGTATCTATGGCGATCTGGCCGCATCGGTTAATGACATCCATGGGAAGCTTAACCATATTCATGCCATTGTCAACAATGTCTCCAATGGTGTGATGAGTGACTATGACGAGCTGGTAACGACCGGGAAACGCTGTGATGAAGACGAGTTCATTCCCAGTCTGATTCAAATGATTGAAAACATCCATGCCCTGGTTAGCGAAGCCGATGAAATGACCCGGCTGGCGGTTGAAGGTGATCTCGATCATCGGGGCGACCCAGCCAAGTTCCGGGGCGAATATGCCAAAGTTGTTTCCGGGTTCAACCAGACTCTGGATGCAATTATCGAACCAATCCAGGCGACTTCGGTAGCTTTGGATGAACTGTCAAAAGGTAATTTGAACTTTATCATGGAAGGTGATTTTAAAGGACAGCATGGCAAAATTAAAGAAACCATGAACCGCACCATCAACTTCCTGAAAAATTATGTGACCGACATTACGGCTTTACTTAAACTGATTGGCGAAGGTGATCTCACGCAGGAAATCAAAGCCTATTATCATGGGGATTATAATGCCGCTAAACTGGTCATTAATAATATTACCACCCATTTAAGTGAAGTGATGAAGGAAATTGATGATTCCTCCGAACAGGTTAATGCCGGTGCCATCCAAATCTCTGACGGCGGCCAGGCATTAGCCCAGGGGACAACCGAACAAGCCAGTTCCATCCAGGAACTCACCGCTTCGATTGAAGAGGTGGCTGCGGAAACCAAACGAAACGCCATGAATGCCAACGAGGCCAACCAGCGGGCCCTTGAGGTTCGCAACAACGCCGAAGTGGGCAATTCACAAATGTCAAAAATGGTCTCGGCGATGGTCGAAATCAACGAAGCATCCAAAAATATTTCTAAGATTATCAAGGTGATCGATGATATCGCCTTCCAGACCAATATTCTGGCGCTAAACGCTGCCGTCGAGGCCGCCCGGGCCGGACAGCATGGCAAAGGTTTTGCCGTAGTTGCCGAAGAAGTACGAACCCTGGCAGCCCGCAGTGCCGAAGCGGCTAAGGAAACCACGGGTCTGATCGAAGGTTCCATCGACAAGGTGGCGGTGGGCACCAAGATTGCCGATGAAACTGCCGAAAGTCTGGTTGAAATTTTGAATGAAATTGAAAAGGTGACGGGTCTGGTCGGCAACATTGCCCGGGCTTCCAATGATCAGGCCTCAGAGATCGCGCAAATTACGAAGGGCATCGAGCAGGTTTCTATAGTTGTTCAAACCAACTCGGCCACCGCCGAAGAAAGTGCCGCTTCCGCCGAAGAACTTTCAGGCCAAGCCGAAATGCTTAAACAGATGATTAGTACCTTCAAACTTAAAACCAAAAAGCAGGCCCGTACCGAGGATGATAACAAAGCGCTTATTTTACTAAGTGAAATGGCTAAACAAGCCCCCGTTGCCACGATGGACTGGCAAACCCAGGTGGCTGTGATTGCTGATCAGGTGGCCAAAATGGGGTACCAGGATATCGCCGTGATGAACCTTGCCGGTCATGCCAAGTACATCAAGGGTAACGGCGAGTTCGATGCCTGGGGCGAATTCTGGTATGAAGCTGGCTTCAAGGGCGAAACGGCCATTTCTGATGAGACGATTAGTAAAGTTACCAATGAAGCGGTTGTCTTTGACGTGGCGCCGATTAACAACAATGGCCAGGTCATTGGTTTGCTGGTGGGGAGACGGGTCCCAGCTCAATAG
- a CDS encoding serine hydrolase domain-containing protein, with amino-acid sequence MKRKLTLLCCCLLMAGLALTTAACTASSTATSKSSAGYEKTIAATRTEIWKAISGGGAASASVAISDNGKIVYEEGFGMANRTKALPVNTSTQFNIGSVSKMFVTMAVLKLCQDGKLELDQPVATYLPEFTMTDPRYQQITVRMLLNHTSELDGTYSYDTITTAPDADYLGYFMENLSTSSLKGDPGIISIYCNDGFTLAQVLVEKVSGLSYADYLSKNILTKAGMNNTSCYFKADNPNLALSYKSDGSAADLEYVNSLGAGGIASNAHDLVKFGDAILAGKIIDAQLLDESFTPQYGSQTVPSGTPKMAFGLGWDSVNDEAYEQMGVRLIYKSGDTSEYHSMLYLLPDQNITIAVTFSGPVNTTEVTDVIAKTLLAEKGVISTETAAPVTTAKPAPVPDNLMAYAGYYTLSGNILKIDFNQAAGEMNLYSNSDTGFTLVDKVEYKDDGYFYGTDKRLTLEENFGTKFLMSHTLTDVNGSINATMLPARTSTISPAQFVGKQWITVNTLPEDTIFLAGSTWVMNEFPGSVLFGGGGYYLLNQLIDERTTLPNLKYTRDTMGFKLIDEQGQTMLQVGSFKLINTADVPLLQSGEKITIGTQNVARKLPGDGLIKPVDGRLVVLSPTLTPLYDSLTNGPDGTAVTAGSYVVFIGNDGDTVNYDYQV; translated from the coding sequence ATGAAAAGAAAATTAACCCTTCTCTGTTGCTGCCTGTTGATGGCCGGTCTGGCCCTGACAACGGCCGCCTGCACCGCCTCCTCAACAGCGACATCAAAATCATCAGCCGGCTATGAAAAAACCATTGCCGCCACCCGGACTGAAATCTGGAAAGCCATCAGCGGCGGTGGCGCTGCCAGTGCCTCGGTGGCGATTAGCGACAACGGCAAAATTGTTTATGAGGAAGGTTTTGGCATGGCCAACCGTACAAAAGCCCTTCCCGTTAATACCAGCACCCAATTTAACATTGGCTCGGTCAGTAAAATGTTTGTCACCATGGCAGTGCTTAAACTTTGCCAGGACGGCAAACTGGAACTGGATCAGCCGGTGGCTACCTATCTGCCGGAATTCACCATGACCGATCCGCGCTACCAACAGATTACCGTGCGGATGCTGCTCAATCACACCTCGGAACTTGACGGCACCTACAGTTATGACACCATTACGACCGCTCCGGACGCTGATTATCTGGGCTATTTTATGGAAAATTTAAGCACCTCCTCCTTAAAAGGCGACCCTGGCATTATCAGTATTTACTGTAACGACGGCTTTACCCTGGCTCAGGTCCTGGTTGAAAAGGTCTCCGGGCTGAGCTATGCTGATTATCTGAGCAAAAATATTTTAACCAAAGCCGGTATGAATAATACCAGCTGTTATTTTAAAGCGGATAATCCCAATCTGGCGTTGTCTTATAAGAGCGACGGCAGCGCTGCCGATCTGGAGTATGTCAACAGTCTCGGCGCCGGTGGGATTGCCTCTAATGCCCACGATTTAGTCAAATTTGGGGACGCCATTCTGGCCGGGAAAATAATTGATGCGCAACTGCTGGATGAATCCTTCACCCCCCAATATGGCAGTCAGACGGTTCCCTCCGGGACACCTAAAATGGCCTTTGGGCTGGGTTGGGATAGTGTCAACGATGAAGCCTATGAACAGATGGGGGTACGCCTAATTTATAAAAGCGGTGATACCAGCGAATACCACTCGATGCTGTATCTACTACCGGATCAGAACATTACCATCGCTGTGACTTTTTCCGGGCCGGTTAATACCACTGAAGTGACCGATGTCATCGCCAAAACCCTGCTGGCCGAAAAAGGCGTGATCTCAACCGAAACAGCCGCTCCAGTGACAACCGCCAAGCCCGCCCCGGTGCCTGATAATCTGATGGCATACGCCGGTTATTATACCCTGTCCGGGAATATTCTAAAAATTGACTTTAATCAGGCCGCCGGTGAAATGAATCTTTACAGCAATTCCGACACTGGTTTTACCCTGGTTGACAAGGTTGAGTATAAGGATGACGGTTATTTTTACGGTACCGATAAACGGCTGACTCTGGAAGAAAACTTCGGCACCAAATTTTTGATGTCCCATACCCTGACCGATGTCAATGGCTCAATTAATGCCACGATGCTTCCGGCCCGGACCAGTACGATCAGTCCGGCCCAGTTTGTCGGCAAGCAATGGATCACCGTGAATACCCTGCCCGAGGATACCATTTTCCTGGCCGGTTCAACCTGGGTGATGAATGAATTCCCCGGTTCGGTGCTGTTTGGCGGCGGTGGTTACTATCTGCTTAATCAGCTGATTGATGAACGGACGACCCTGCCAAACCTTAAATACACCCGGGATACTATGGGCTTTAAACTCATTGATGAACAGGGGCAAACGATGCTCCAGGTCGGCAGTTTTAAACTGATCAATACGGCGGATGTACCACTGCTGCAAAGCGGTGAAAAAATCACCATCGGCACTCAGAATGTGGCCCGAAAATTGCCTGGAGACGGCTTGATCAAACCGGTTGACGGCCGCCTGGTGGTGCTGTCGCCAACGCTTACTCCCCTCTATGACAGCCTAACCAACGGCCCGGATGGGACTGCGGTGACAGCCGGTTCTTATGTGGTCTTTATTGGCAATGATGGCGATACCGTTAACTATGATTATCAGGTGTAG